Proteins from a genomic interval of Psychrilyobacter piezotolerans:
- a CDS encoding HAD family hydrolase yields MKAAFFDIDGTIYRDSLLTEHFKRLIKYELIDPRQWENKVKDLYTQWDMREGGYDAYLLGLVDTYVEVIQNITVEQNEFVANQVIDVKAGRVYKYTRDRIKWHKAQGHKVIFISGSPEFLVSKMAEKYGADDYCGTIYHYDGERFTGETTPMWDSVSKQKAIDKFVEKYNIDLDESYAYGDTNGDLTMMKSVGHPITINPAKGLLENIQKNERLKGKIQIVVERKDVIYKLSSDVDIYECSFIEEWEEE; encoded by the coding sequence ATGAAAGCAGCATTTTTTGATATTGATGGAACCATATACAGAGATTCTCTTTTGACAGAGCATTTTAAAAGGTTGATAAAATATGAATTAATAGATCCCAGGCAGTGGGAAAATAAGGTGAAAGACCTGTATACCCAATGGGATATGAGGGAAGGCGGCTATGATGCGTACCTATTGGGACTGGTAGATACCTATGTAGAAGTTATCCAAAATATAACGGTAGAGCAAAATGAGTTTGTAGCCAACCAGGTAATAGATGTAAAGGCAGGAAGGGTGTATAAATATACCAGAGACAGGATAAAATGGCATAAAGCACAGGGGCATAAAGTTATATTTATTTCCGGAAGTCCGGAATTTTTGGTGTCGAAAATGGCAGAAAAATACGGTGCAGATGATTATTGCGGGACAATTTATCACTATGACGGGGAGAGATTTACCGGAGAAACTACTCCTATGTGGGATTCGGTCAGCAAGCAAAAAGCTATCGATAAATTTGTAGAAAAATATAATATAGACTTAGATGAATCCTATGCTTATGGAGATACCAATGGTGACCTGACTATGATGAAATCAGTGGGACATCCAATTACAATCAATCCGGCTAAGGGGCTTTTGGAAAATATCCAAAAAAATGAAAGATTAAAGGGAAAAATTCAAATTGTCGTGGAAAGAAAAGATGTTATTTAT